AATGCCAGCAGACGCGTCGGTTATGCGTTCAGCTCCAATGGCGGCGTCTCGTGGAACAACTTCAACAACATCACGGTGCCGCTGTCGCGGTCGGGATTTCCGACAATCGACTTGCTGAAGGGCGCCAATGCCGGCCTGCCGGTAATCGCAAGCCATCCGGACGGAACGCCGACGATAGCCAAACTGTTTGTGGATTCGCCGGAAGGAGCGGGGGCCTTCAGCGAGCTGAATTCGCCCCCCATCCTCGGACAGGCACTTGAGCCGATCTGGCCGTTTGTCGGCAGCGCAAGCGACGGGTCGATGATTGTCGCCGCCTCGCAAAACGATCAGAACCTGACGACCGGTGTCGGGCATCATAACAGAATGCAAAATGATTTTACAACGTGGGATCCGGCCTGGACGACATTTCCCGGTGACATCCAAAGCGGCGGTCGTTACCCGGTTCACGCGAACAATACCGGTAAGGTCGGCATTCTGTGGAATACGTCGAACGGCACCGCCGTGTTGGGCAACCGGTGGAGAGAATCGACAGACAATGGCGTTACCTGGAGTGCACCAACCAATGTTCTCAGCCAGCGAATTGTCGGTGCCGACACGTTCTTCTCGTACGTTCATGCCGATTTTGTGTATGATGGCGAAAATCCGCTCATGATATTCAGTGAGTTTAAGGTGGATCAGGGCTTTGTCGGGGATGCGGATATCATTTTCTGGAGTCAGGCAACTGGGTTTGTTGTAGCCGTACCGTTTGATTCAACAAAATACACGGTGGATCCCTTGAACCAGCGGTTCCATCGCGATTCTCACGGCTGGCCGTCGATCGGGCTTTCGGGTAATACTATCGTAGTTGCGTATCAGGCATTCCAGCCCGACACTGACCGCCATGGATGGCACTATGGAGATTTGTGGTACGTCGCCTCATCCAACGGCGGCGCCACGTGGGGTGCCCCGCAGCGGATCACCAATACTCCGGAAACCGACGAAAAGTATCCGAGCGTGTCAAAATGGAATGCGCCGGGCGAGTTCAATATGGTATGGTCGCAGAAAACCGGCGGCAGCGGCTTGTATGCATTCCCGGGTAACACGCAGCCACCGGCACCCGATACAATCCGGACGTTCCAGATGTTTCTACGCGTAAGCCCGATTCAGTTCACCACATCGGTTGAAGATGGCGGCACTGGGATTGCAAATTCATTTAAGCTGAGCCAGAACTACCCCAATCCGTTTAACCCGACGACGAACATTGACTATACGGTCGGACAGACAGGTCCTGTGAGCATCAA
The sequence above is a segment of the Bacteroidota bacterium genome. Coding sequences within it:
- a CDS encoding T9SS type A sorting domain-containing protein, encoding MMKKLISLSLLGVLAVSLAFAGGERKRPVPEAIPNERQPVDMNVPINRAPEPDWSKLTPTVGTFTTLTGFYDYQCNGGGVQQIRVNPANGNIHVVYMLATDSTEGLNASRRVGYAFSSNGGVSWNNFNNITVPLSRSGFPTIDLLKGANAGLPVIASHPDGTPTIAKLFVDSPEGAGAFSELNSPPILGQALEPIWPFVGSASDGSMIVAASQNDQNLTTGVGHHNRMQNDFTTWDPAWTTFPGDIQSGGRYPVHANNTGKVGILWNTSNGTAVLGNRWRESTDNGVTWSAPTNVLSQRIVGADTFFSYVHADFVYDGENPLMIFSEFKVDQGFVGDADIIFWSQATGFVVAVPFDSTKYTVDPLNQRFHRDSHGWPSIGLSGNTIVVAYQAFQPDTDRHGWHYGDLWYVASSNGGATWGAPQRITNTPETDEKYPSVSKWNAPGEFNMVWSQKTGGSGLYAFPGNTQPPAPDTIRTFQMFLRVSPIQFTTSVEDGGTGIANSFKLSQNYPNPFNPTTNIDYTVGQTGPVSIKVYNMLGQEVATVVNQNVSPGTYQAMFDGSRLSSGVYIYKMTAGVYQQSKKMVLMK